One Vicugna pacos chromosome X, VicPac4, whole genome shotgun sequence DNA window includes the following coding sequences:
- the TSR2 gene encoding pre-rRNA-processing protein TSR2 homolog isoform X1 — MMAGAAEDSRALFGAGVRAALEAWPALQIAVENGFGGVHSQEKAEWLGGAVEEYFFRNADLELDEVEDFLGELMTNEFDTVVEDGSLPQVSQQLQTMFHHFQRGDKDALKEMASLITQRKCRVRATALAAAKETDEGEDDANSVEEMEVTATNDGAATDGICPEPEPSEPGSQTIKEEDIVEDGWTIVRRKK, encoded by the exons ATGATGGCGGGTGCTGCTGAAGATTCCCGAGCGCTTTTCGGAGCTGGAGTCCGCGCGGCCTTGGAGGCTTGGCCCGCCTTGCAG ATCGCTGTGGAGAACGGCTTCGGGGGTGTGCACAGCCAGGAGAAGGCTGAGTGGCTGGGGGGTGCAGTGGAGGAGTACTTCTTCCGCAATG CTGACTTGGAGCTAGATGAGGTGGAGGACTTCCTCGGGGAGCTCATGACAAACGAGTTTGATACGGTTGTGGAGGATGGGAGTCTGCCCCAG GTGAGCCAGCAGCTGCAGACCATGTTCCACCACTTCCAGAGGGGTGATAAGGATGCTCTGAAGGAGATGGCCTCTCTCATCACCCAAAGAAAATGCAGAGTCAGAGCCACTGCACTTGCAGCAGCCAAAGAGACTGATGAGGGTGAGGATGATGCAAACAGcgtggaggagatggag GTCACAGCTACGAATGATGGGGCAGCTACAGATGGTATCTGCCCCGAGCCTGAACCCTCTGAACCAGGCTCCCAGACTATTAAGGAAGAGGATATAGTGGAGGATGGCTGGACCATTGTCCGGAGAAAGAAATGA
- the FGD1 gene encoding FYVE, RhoGEF and PH domain-containing protein 1 isoform X3, with protein sequence MPRMPPPPEPIPPPPSRPLPADPRVAKGLAPRAEASPSSAAVSSLIEKFEREPVIVASDRPVPGPSPGPTEPAMLPQPPPQPPVPQLPEGEASRCLFLLAPGPRDGEKVPNRDSGIDSISSPSNSEETCFVSDDGPPSHGLCPGPPALASVPVALADPHRPGSQEVDSDLEEEDDEEEDEKDREIPVPPMERQESVELTVQQKVFHIANELLQTEKAYVSRLHLLDQVFCARLLEEARNRSSFPADVVHGIFSNICSIYCFHQQFLLPELEKRMEEWDRYPRIGDILQKLAPFLKMYGEYVKNFDRAVELVNTWTERSTQFKVIIHEVQKEEACGNLTLQHHMLEPVQRIPRYELLLKDYLLKLPHGSPDSKDAQKSLELIATAAEHSNAAIRKMERMHKLLKVYELLGGEEDIVSPTKELIKEGHILKLSAKNGTTQDRYLILFNDRLLYCVPRLRLLGQKFSVRARIDVDGMELKESSNLNLPRTFLVSGKQRSLELQARTEEEKKDWVQAINSTLLKHEQTLETFKLLNSTNREDEDTPPNSPNVDLGKRAPTPIREKEVTMCMRCQEPFNSITKRRHHCKACGHVVCGKCSEFRARLVYDNNRSNRVCTDCYVALHGVPGSSPACSQHTPQRRRSILEKQASVAAENSVICSFLHYMEKGGKGWHKAWFVVPENEPLVLYIYGAPQDVKAQRSLPLIGFEVGPPEAGERPDRRHVFKITQSHLSWYFSPETEELQRRWMAVLGRAGRGDTFCPGPTLSEDREMEEAPVAASGATAEPSEAPQTRDKT encoded by the exons ATGCCCCGGATGCCCCCCCCACCTGAGCCCATCCCACCTCCGCCATCTCGCCCACTGCCTGCAGACCCCCGAGTGGCCAAGGGCCTGGCCCCGAGGGCAGAGGCCAGCCCCAGTTCCGCAGCAGTATCCTCGCTGATTGAGAAATTTGAAAG AGAGCCTGTGATTGTCGCCTCGGATAGGCCAgtccctggccccagcccaggtCCCACAGAGCCAGCCAtgttgccacagccacccccgcAGCCACCAGTGCCCCAGCTCCCTGAGGGCGAGGCCTCCCGCTGCCTGTTCCTGTTGGCTCCTGGGCCCCGGGACGGCGAGAAGGTGCCCAATCGGGACAGCGGCATTGACAGCATCAGCTCACCATCCAACAGCGAGGAGACCTGCTTCGTCAGTGATGACGGGCCTCCCAGCCACGGCCTCTGCCCCGGGCCCCCTGCCCTGGCCAGTGTCCCTGTTGCTTTGGCTGACCCCCACCGGCCCGGCTCCCAGGAGGTTGATAGtgacctggaggaggaggacgacgaggaggaggatgagaaggACAGAGAAATCCCAGTTCCCCCGATGGAGAGACAGGAGTCTGTGGAG TTAACTGTGCAGCAGAAGGTATTCCACATTGCCAATGAGCTCCTACAAACAGAGAAGGCCTACGTTTCCAGGCTCCATCTCCTGGATCAG GTGTTCTGTGCCCGGCTGCTGGAAGAAGCTCGGAACCGCAGTTCCTTCCCGGCCGATGTTGTCCACGGCATCTTCTCTAATATCTGCTCCATCTATTGCTTCCACCAGCAGTTCCTGCTGCCTGAGCTAGAGAAGCGCATGGAGGAATG GGACCGCTACCCACGCATTGGAGACATCCTGCAGAAGCTGGCACCCTTCCTCAAGATGTATGGCGAGTATGTGAAGAACTTTGACCGGGCCGTGGAACTGGTCAACACCTGGACAGAGCGCTCCACCCAGTTTAAAGTGATCATCCATGAGGTGCAG AAGGAGGAAGCCTGTGGCAACCTGACGTTGCAGCACCACATGCTGGAACCCGTGCAGCGCATCCCCCGTTACGAGCTGCTTCTCAAGGACTATCTGTTAAAGCTGCCCCATGGCTCCCCAGATAGCAAGGATGCCCAAA AGTCTCTGGAGCTGATAGCCACAGCAGCAGAGCACTCTAACGCTGCCATCCGCAAAATG GAGCGAATGCACAAGTTGCTGAAGGTATATGAGCTGCTGGGGGGTGAGGAAGACATTGTCAGCCCCACCAAAGAGCTCATAAAAGAAGGCCACATCCTTAAGCTGTCAGCAAAGAACGGGACCACTCAAGACCGATACCTCATACTA TTCAACGACCGCCTCCTTTACTGTGTGCCCAGGCTGCGGCTCCTTGGCCAGAAGTTTAGCGTGCGGGCACGCATCGATGTAGATGGCATGGAG CTGAAGGAAAGCTCCAACCTCAATCTGCCTCGGACCTTCCTGGTGTCAGGAAAGCAGCGCTCCCTGGAGCTCCAGGCCAG GactgaggaggagaagaaagactgGGTCCAG GCCATCAACTCTACCCTCCTGAAGCATGAACAGACGCTGGAGACCTTTAAACTGTTGAACTCGACAAACAGGGAAGATGAAGACACCCCCCCCAACTCTCCG AACGTGGATCTTGGGAAGCGGGCACCTACGCCCATCCGAGAAAAGGAAGTCACCATGTGCATGCGCTGCCAGGAGCCCTTCAATTCCATCACCAAACGCAGGCACCACTGCAAGGCCTGCGGGCAT GTGGTTTGTGGGAAGTGCTCCGAGTTCCGGGCCCGCCTTGTCTATGACAACAACCGCTCCAACCGTGTGTGCACTGACTGCTACGTGGCCTTGCATGGGGTGCCCGGAAGCAGCCCAGCCTGCAGCCAGCATACACCCCAGCGCCGGAGGTCCATCCTGGAG AAACAGGCCTCAGTGGCTGCGGAGAACAGCGTCATCTGCAGCTTCCTGCACTACATGGAGAAGGGCGGGAAAGGCTGGCACAAGGCGTGGTTTGTGGTCCCTGAGAACGAACCCTTGGTGCTGTACATCTATGGAGCCCCTCAG GATGTGAAAGCCCAGCGCAGCCTGCCCCTCATTGGCTTTGAGGTGGGGCCTCCTGAGGCTGGAGAGCGGCCTGACAGACGGCATGTCTTCAAGATCACCCAGAGTCACCTGAGCTGGTACTTCAGTCCTGAGACAGAGGAGCTGCAGCGGCGCTGGATGGCTGTGCTTGGCCGGGCAGGCCGTGGGGACACGTTCTGCCCAGGGCCCACACTGTCTGAGGACAGGGAGATGGAGGAGGCACCGGTGGCAGCTTCAGGAGCCACTGCTGAACCCTCTGAAGCCCCCCAGACCCGAGATAAGACCTAG
- the TSR2 gene encoding pre-rRNA-processing protein TSR2 homolog isoform X2, translating to MTNEFDTVVEDGSLPQVSQQLQTMFHHFQRGDKDALKEMASLITQRKCRVRATALAAAKETDEGEDDANSVEEMEVTATNDGAATDGICPEPEPSEPGSQTIKEEDIVEDGWTIVRRKK from the exons ATGACAAACGAGTTTGATACGGTTGTGGAGGATGGGAGTCTGCCCCAG GTGAGCCAGCAGCTGCAGACCATGTTCCACCACTTCCAGAGGGGTGATAAGGATGCTCTGAAGGAGATGGCCTCTCTCATCACCCAAAGAAAATGCAGAGTCAGAGCCACTGCACTTGCAGCAGCCAAAGAGACTGATGAGGGTGAGGATGATGCAAACAGcgtggaggagatggag GTCACAGCTACGAATGATGGGGCAGCTACAGATGGTATCTGCCCCGAGCCTGAACCCTCTGAACCAGGCTCCCAGACTATTAAGGAAGAGGATATAGTGGAGGATGGCTGGACCATTGTCCGGAGAAAGAAATGA